A DNA window from Andrena cerasifolii isolate SP2316 chromosome 16, iyAndCera1_principal, whole genome shotgun sequence contains the following coding sequences:
- the LOC143377543 gene encoding uncharacterized protein LOC143377543 isoform X2, translated as MDTAVLVESESSSDHAIRTENTPEHEESNSKDCTGSTVEAALPLTERAIKDSTDEVKGKVVELKEKLIHDVDNELKQATAGKDVRVDADQSEESKAANECSQTAVSIGGKNDVKCMEGASLNEESTKFSNDVEAQSTVKDQKTLEKPDVCTVIDVDTGDDTNAQCQELIKSLSQTFESKDQSLHDVDADTDLSKLVDGNSEVMVLTVETVPLNDSNETIEEDIVVTVHEKDVIVNSSESKLSGTGKEAKKTEIVKEQFDLIEYSHESDGTIIEVISTEVIHSEVPETCTQLRNKETLKRTTSEVDSVTSTTPEIVRKPELVDNVNREKAQTKCNASRENDVEDVQVQTNDKVRTESCDSSDKSTGKKDLVHSNATVAPEHVDNSKEGSISVNEINKVGAATKKRSVIQDIFDDWGDENADDLENDSQSSSKVQDTVEIELKSLLDDTKTAQPMEDTVVLVEEEVRRTEKEPVTAARKVAEVVKGNKELQISKEQTDNQSIVKEQCNIKSSNKDQVNSPVSQSFGKSLRNTTHDSVAMSQTSSQAKIIPPIIRGRNLISQIATPAEVTEALKERLREKQKIVEAPPGPDIFFVKKLTQRLSSKLAGGPISSLPALIPLPQSTTQSSTHCEKRQTDNVNTETEKESTSDNKELLAILEGDVDPDWSNLKPPTLTEEGRSSGNVEQADHSAPPKLDPLVERELALKQLLELPVTPVKKNPSKKKKTFKPAPIKASNEVQAKSTPETEKEIVNIDLIDDMADPLSKDITPDSESPPMMTEQQISEMNAESNAKDLRYDESRSGRKRKLTEKAREHEEQQSIVKRQKVYKSKVSLNKKQPLENEAQSATEASLTIENHVPVENTLPATAADNEADITITKEVTSKQHTDQADSTSNTPESAPLKRSKQSVSKKGSQPIAKKNLTIKKILKQNMSSSKKAVALKAKLNAPTKKSGSKIVSKSKRSAENSSGDSKPKKKIINEIDRLLQDEGVVNLLYDVEQPDKKRLIPITKSQTKVMDLQKVQRELKIRKKLVRNAVLRLRTSTSGISKVSPRSKRTSIYLSDTQADKKVGEQATLTKPTNVPSQSEFILPAKIRNAADASVIIRRHSSSSFSSASGSPRVSIDSPEKTETVKADEGASHSLRSTKRRHSQEERANVKKSKKKVVQKVDAENTAANTVEDKAKSKKSDSKKVDKNSKQSETTLTDESSSAPGKVITRSNGTTTGKITSKTKKAAKNKVTFAKTSESDNNEEFPKGEDELSACLAEAATALSVVSAGNRSGNSAANRKNKVNTNTTKTSEVDNNKTKIETRSQFSNKEINVRRHGNLVQLILTPSSSLKIRNALTLQVMQEFRETLSILKKDDDCRVVLLTSTGSSFCEGLELSMLLHTSKEERRARAQEIADAVKDFIKSLASFNKPIVAGVQGAAVGLGVTMLPLFDLVIASDKATFSTPYGKLGQIAEGAAVFTLSHILGSAITSELLLGGRTLTASEALRAGLVTRVLWPDRFQVELLPTLKAMGEQSSQSMEATKALLRHSLRKKLDAALESETYLLIQHWCSAECQTAIKAYIDGKVQ; from the exons atGGACACGGCAGTCTTGGTTG AATCAGAATCGAGTAGCGATCATGCGATAAGAACGGAGAATACTCCCGAGCACGAAGAAAGTAATTCGAAAGATTGTACAGGCAGCACGGTCGAGGCTGCTTTACCACTAACCGAGCGTGCTATCAAAGATTCGACCGATGAAGTGAAAGGCAAGGTGgtcgaattaaaagaaaagcttATCCACGATGTGGATAATGAGCTTAAACAAGCGACTGCTGGTAAAGATGTACGAGTCGATGCTGATCAGAGCGAAGAGAGTAAGGCGGCAAATGAATGTAGCCAAACAGCAGTGTCGATCGGTGGTAAGAATGATGTAAAATGTATGGAAGGCGCATCTTTAAACGAAGAGAgtacaaaattttcgaacgacgtTGAAGCGCAGAGTACAGTTAAAGATCAGAAAACTTTGGAAAAGCCTGATGTTTGTACAGTGATAGACGTAGATACCGGCGACGATACTAACGCCCAATGTCAAGAGCTAATTAAGTCGCTCAGCCAGACTTTCGAAAGTAAAGACCAGTCTTTGCATGATGTAGACGCAGACACAGATTTGTCTAAGCTGGTCGATGGTAATTCGGAAGTTATGGTACTAACTGTAGAAACGGTACCGCTTAATGATTCGAATGAAACTATAGAAGAAGATATTGTTGTGACTGTACACGAGAAGGATGTTATAGTAAATTCTAGCGAAAGCAAATTGTCGGGCACGGGAAAAGAAGCCAAGAAAACTGAAATCGTGAAGGAACAGTTCGATTTGATAGAGTACAGCCACGAGAGCGATGGAACTATAATAGAAGTGATTTCAACAGAAGTTATACACTCGGAAGTTCCCGAGACATGTACTCAACTGAGGAACAAAGAGACTTTGAAACGTACCACATCTGAGGTGGATTCCGTAACGTCGACAACTCCAGAAATCGTTCGCAAGCCAGAACTTGTAGATAATGTTAACAGAGAGAAAGCCCAGACAAAGTGCAACGCTAGTAGAGAAAATGACGTAGAGGATGTACAAGTTCAGACAAATGATAAAGTCAGGACCGAAAGCTGCGATAGTTCGGATAAAAGTACTGGGAAAAAGGACCTTGTTCATAGTAATGCTACCGTCGCGCCGGAGCATGTAGATAATTCGAAAGAGGGAAGCATATctgtaaatgaaataaataaagtgggaGCCGCGACTAAGAAGAGAAGCGTGATCCAAGATATTTTTGATGATTGGGGCGATGAGAATGCGGACGATTTAGAGAATGACAGCCAGTCGTCGTCGAAAGTGCAAGACACTGTAgaaattgaattgaaaagtTTATTAGACGATACAAAGACAGCTCAGCCTATGGAAGATACGGTGGTGTTAGTGGAAGAAGAAGTCCGTCGCACGGAGAAGGAGCCTGTTACAGCGGCTAGAAAGGTTGCGGAAGTTGTGAAAGGTAATAAGGAACTGCAAATATCAAAAGAACAAACAGATAATCAAAGTATAGTAAAGGAACAGTGTAATATAAAGTCGTCGAATAAAGACCAAGTAAATTCTCCAGTATCGCAGAGCTTTGGAAAGTCTCTAAGAAATACAACGCACGATTCGGTTGCGATGAGTCAAACGTCATCACAGGCAAAAATTATTCCTCCTATCATTCGTGGTCGTAATTTGATTAGCCAAATAGCTACGCCGGCCGAAGTGACAGAGGCATTAAAGGAGCGACTTCGGGAGAAGCAGAAAATTGTGGAAGCGCCACCCGGGCCTGATATATtctttgttaaaaaactaaCTCAGAGATTATCGAGTAAACTAGCTGGTGGCCCAATAAGTTCTTTGCCAGCGCTTATACCGTTGCCTCAGTCTACTACTCAATCATCCACTCATTGTGAGAAAAGACAGACGGATAACGTAAATACGGAAACCGAGAAAGAAAGCACCTCTGACAACAAAGAGTTATTAGCAATTTTAGAAGGCGACGTTGATCCTGATTGGTCAAATTTGAAACCGCCAACTCTGACAGAAGAGGGGAGGAGTTCGGGGAACGTCGAGCAAGCTGATCATAGTGCACCGCCAAAACTTGATCCTTTGGTTGAACGAGAGTTAGCATTGAAACAGCTTCTGGAGTTACCGGTCACGCCAGTTAAAAAGAATCCatcgaagaaaaagaaaacatttAAGCCTGCACCGATTAAGGCTTCTAACGAGGTTCAAGCAAAATCCACACCCGAAACAGAGAAGGAGATAGTTAATATTGATTTAATAGATGATATGGCAGATCCACTCTCAAAGGATATAACACCTGATTCAGAATCACCCCCCATGATGACTGAGCAGCAGATTTCAGAAATGAATGCTGAGTCGAACGCGAAGGACTTGCGGTACGATGAGTCAAGATCAGGTAGGAAACGAAAGCTTACAGAGAAAGCTAGAGAACACGAAGAGCAGCAGAGCATCGTGAAGCGTCAGAAAGTATACAAAAGTAAAGTATCATTGAATAAAAAGCAGCCTCTAGAGAATGAAGCGCAAAGCGCAACCGAGGCGAGCTTAACAATCGAGAATCATGTGCCCGTAGAGAATACTTTGCCTGCTACTGCTGCAGATAATGAGGCTGACATTACGATAACAAAAGAAGTTACGAGTAAACAGCATACAGATCAAGCAGACTCAACATCGAACACACCCGAGAGCGCACCTTTAAAACGTTCGAAGCAAAGTGTTAGTAAAAAGGGCTCGCAACCTATCGCTAAGAAGAATCTAACTATAAAGAAGATATTGAAGCAAAACATGTCTTCCAGTAAGAAAGCGGTTGCCTTGAAAGCGAAGTTGAATGCGCCGACGAAAAAGTCTGGATCAAAAATAGTCTCGAAATCAAAACGATCGGCGGAAAATAGTAGCGGAGATTCTAAGCCAAAGAAAAAGATCATAAATGAAATAGATAGATTGCTTCAAGACGAGGGTGTTGTAAATTTACTGTACGACGTGGAACAGCCAGACAAGAAACGGCTGATTCCTATCACTAAATCTCAGACGAAAGTTATGGACCTACAGAAAGTACAGCGCGAACTTAAGATTAGAAAGAAATTAGTACGCAATGCCGTTTTAAGATTACGCACCTCGACGTCAGGCATATCAAAGGTGTCACCGAGGTCTAAAAGGACCTCTATATATTTAAGTGACACGCAGGCAGACAAGAAAGTTGGAGAGCAAGCTACATTAACGAAGCCAACGAATGTACCATCCCAATCAGAGTTTATCTTACCTGCGAAAATAAGGAATGCAGCGGATGCGTCAGTTATAATCAGGAGACATTCGTCTAGCTCGTTTTCCAGTGCGTCTGGGAGCCCCAGAGTCAGCATTGATAGTCCAGAGAAAACTGAGACTGTCAAAGCCGACGAAGGGGCTTCTCACTCGCTGAGATCTACTAAGAGGAGACATTCGCAAGAAGAGAGGGCGAAcgtaaagaaaagtaaaaagaaaGTTGTACAAAAGGTCGACGCAGAAAATACTGCGGCTAACACCGTGGAGGATAAAGCAAAGTCCAAAAAGTCGGATTCAAAGAAAGTCGATAAGAATTCTAAACAATCGGAGACTACCCTAACAGACGAAAGCAGTAGTGCTCCGGGCAAAGTTATTACACGGTCGAATGGTACAACAACAGGTAAGATAACATCAAAAACCAAAAAAGCTGCAAAGAACAAAGTTACATTTGCTAAAACAAGCGAGTCAGATAACAATGAAGAATTTCCCAAAGGAGAAGATGAACTTTCAGCCTGTCTTGCAGAAGCTGCGACTGCCCTTTCAGTGGTCAGTGCTGGAAATCGATCTGGAAATTCAGCGGCCAATCGTAAAAATAAAG taaatacaaATACCACGAAGACGTCGGAGGTGGAcaacaataaaacgaaaatagaaACGCGAAGCCAATTCAGTAATAAAGAGATAAACGTACGTCGACACGGCAATCTTGTACAACTAATACTAACTCCATCGTCCTCATTGAAAATAAGAAATGCTCTTACACTTCAG GTGATGCAAGAGTTTCGCGAAACATTATCAATCCTGAAGAAAGACGACGATTGTAGAGTTGTTTTATTAACATCAACAGGTAGTAGCTTCTGCGAAGGTCTCGAACTTTCTATGTTATTGCACACGAGTAAAGAAGAACGCCGAGCTCGCGCTCAGGAAATCGCGGACGCCGTTAA AGACTTTATAAAAAGTCTGGCATCATTTAATAAACCTATTGTTGCTGGAGTTCAGGGCGCTGCGGTTGGACTTGGGGTAACGATGTTACCATTGTTTGATCTTGTGATAGCTAGCGATAAAGCAACGTTCAGTACGCCTTATGGGAAATTAGGGCAAATCGCCGAAGGCGCCGCTGTCTTCACGTTGTCACATATATTAGGAAGTGCAATT ACAAGTGAGTTACTTTTGGGTGGTAGAACTCTAACAGCTAGCGAGGCACTGCGGGCTGGCCTTGTTACTAGAGTACTGTGGCCGGACAGATTTCAAGTTGAATTATTGCCGACTTTAAAAGCTATGGGTGAACAATCTTCGCAG TCCATGGAAGCCACAAAGGCTTTACTGCGCCACAGTTTACGGAAAAAGTTGGACGCGGCATTAGAGTCAGAGACGTATTTACTGATCCAGCACTGGTGTTCCGCGGAGTGTCAAACTGCCATAAAGGCTTACATTGACGGGAAAGTCCAGTGA
- the LOC143377543 gene encoding uncharacterized protein LOC143377543 isoform X3 yields MEQVDEIQIDTFEPESTPTIYLSSSLESESSSDHAIRTENTPEHEESNSKDCTGSTVEAALPLTERAIKDSTDEVKGKVVELKEKLIHDVDNELKQATAGKDVRVDADQSEESKAANECSQTAVSIGGKNDVKCMEGASLNEESTKFSNDVEAQSTVKDQKTLEKPDVCTVIDVDTGDDTNAQCQELIKSLSQTFESKDQSLHDVDADTDLSKLVDGNSEVMVLTVETVPLNDSNETIEEDIVVTVHEKDVIVNSSESKLSGTGKEAKKTEIVKEQFDLIEYSHESDGTIIEVISTEVIHSEVPETCTQLRNKETLKRTTSEVDSVTSTTPEIVRKPELVDNVNREKAQTKCNASRENDVEDVQVQTNDKVRTESCDSSDKSTGKKDLVHSNATVAPEHVDNSKEGSISVNEINKVGAATKKRSVIQDIFDDWGDENADDLENDSQSSSKVQDTVEIELKSLLDDTKTAQPMEDTVVLVEEEVRRTEKEPVTAARKVAEVVKGNKELQISKEQTDNQSIVKEQCNIKSSNKDQVNSPVSQSFGKSLRNTTHDSVAMSQTSSQAKIIPPIIRGRNLISQIATPAEVTEALKERLREKQKIVEAPPGPDIFFVKKLTQRLSSKLAGGPISSLPALIPLPQSTTQSSTHCEKRQTDNVNTETEKESTSDNKELLAILEGDVDPDWSNLKPPTLTEEGRSSGNVEQADHSAPPKLDPLVERELALKQLLELPVTPVKKNPSKKKKTFKPAPIKASNEVQAKSTPETEKEIVNIDLIDDMADPLSKDITPDSESPPMMTEQQISEMNAESNAKDLRYDESRSGRKRKLTEKAREHEEQQSIVKRQKVYKSKVSLNKKQPLENEAQSATEASLTIENHVPVENTLPATAADNEADITITKEVTSKQHTDQADSTSNTPESAPLKRSKQSVSKKGSQPIAKKNLTIKKILKQNMSSSKKAVALKAKLNAPTKKSGSKIVSKSKRSAENSSGDSKPKKKIINEIDRLLQDEGVVNLLYDVEQPDKKRLIPITKSQTKVMDLQKVQRELKIRKKLVRNAVLRLRTSTSGISKVSPRSKRTSIYLSDTQADKKVGEQATLTKPTNVPSQSEFILPAKIRNAADASVIIRRHSSSSFSSASGSPRVSIDSPEKTETVKADEGASHSLRSTKRRHSQEERANVKKSKKKVVQKVDAENTAANTVEDKAKSKKSDSKKVDKNSKQSETTLTDESSSAPGKVITRSNGTTTGEDELSACLAEAATALSVVSAGNRSGNSAANRKNKVNTNTTKTSEVDNNKTKIETRSQFSNKEINVRRHGNLVQLILTPSSSLKIRNALTLQVMQEFRETLSILKKDDDCRVVLLTSTGSSFCEGLELSMLLHTSKEERRARAQEIADAVKDFIKSLASFNKPIVAGVQGAAVGLGVTMLPLFDLVIASDKATFSTPYGKLGQIAEGAAVFTLSHILGSAITSELLLGGRTLTASEALRAGLVTRVLWPDRFQVELLPTLKAMGEQSSQSMEATKALLRHSLRKKLDAALESETYLLIQHWCSAECQTAIKAYIDGKVQ; encoded by the exons ATGGAACAAGTAGATGAAATTCAGATTGATACCTTTGAACCAGAATCAACACCGACAATATATTTATCCTCTTCTTTAGAATCAGAATCGAGTAGCGATCATGCGATAAGAACGGAGAATACTCCCGAGCACGAAGAAAGTAATTCGAAAGATTGTACAGGCAGCACGGTCGAGGCTGCTTTACCACTAACCGAGCGTGCTATCAAAGATTCGACCGATGAAGTGAAAGGCAAGGTGgtcgaattaaaagaaaagcttATCCACGATGTGGATAATGAGCTTAAACAAGCGACTGCTGGTAAAGATGTACGAGTCGATGCTGATCAGAGCGAAGAGAGTAAGGCGGCAAATGAATGTAGCCAAACAGCAGTGTCGATCGGTGGTAAGAATGATGTAAAATGTATGGAAGGCGCATCTTTAAACGAAGAGAgtacaaaattttcgaacgacgtTGAAGCGCAGAGTACAGTTAAAGATCAGAAAACTTTGGAAAAGCCTGATGTTTGTACAGTGATAGACGTAGATACCGGCGACGATACTAACGCCCAATGTCAAGAGCTAATTAAGTCGCTCAGCCAGACTTTCGAAAGTAAAGACCAGTCTTTGCATGATGTAGACGCAGACACAGATTTGTCTAAGCTGGTCGATGGTAATTCGGAAGTTATGGTACTAACTGTAGAAACGGTACCGCTTAATGATTCGAATGAAACTATAGAAGAAGATATTGTTGTGACTGTACACGAGAAGGATGTTATAGTAAATTCTAGCGAAAGCAAATTGTCGGGCACGGGAAAAGAAGCCAAGAAAACTGAAATCGTGAAGGAACAGTTCGATTTGATAGAGTACAGCCACGAGAGCGATGGAACTATAATAGAAGTGATTTCAACAGAAGTTATACACTCGGAAGTTCCCGAGACATGTACTCAACTGAGGAACAAAGAGACTTTGAAACGTACCACATCTGAGGTGGATTCCGTAACGTCGACAACTCCAGAAATCGTTCGCAAGCCAGAACTTGTAGATAATGTTAACAGAGAGAAAGCCCAGACAAAGTGCAACGCTAGTAGAGAAAATGACGTAGAGGATGTACAAGTTCAGACAAATGATAAAGTCAGGACCGAAAGCTGCGATAGTTCGGATAAAAGTACTGGGAAAAAGGACCTTGTTCATAGTAATGCTACCGTCGCGCCGGAGCATGTAGATAATTCGAAAGAGGGAAGCATATctgtaaatgaaataaataaagtgggaGCCGCGACTAAGAAGAGAAGCGTGATCCAAGATATTTTTGATGATTGGGGCGATGAGAATGCGGACGATTTAGAGAATGACAGCCAGTCGTCGTCGAAAGTGCAAGACACTGTAgaaattgaattgaaaagtTTATTAGACGATACAAAGACAGCTCAGCCTATGGAAGATACGGTGGTGTTAGTGGAAGAAGAAGTCCGTCGCACGGAGAAGGAGCCTGTTACAGCGGCTAGAAAGGTTGCGGAAGTTGTGAAAGGTAATAAGGAACTGCAAATATCAAAAGAACAAACAGATAATCAAAGTATAGTAAAGGAACAGTGTAATATAAAGTCGTCGAATAAAGACCAAGTAAATTCTCCAGTATCGCAGAGCTTTGGAAAGTCTCTAAGAAATACAACGCACGATTCGGTTGCGATGAGTCAAACGTCATCACAGGCAAAAATTATTCCTCCTATCATTCGTGGTCGTAATTTGATTAGCCAAATAGCTACGCCGGCCGAAGTGACAGAGGCATTAAAGGAGCGACTTCGGGAGAAGCAGAAAATTGTGGAAGCGCCACCCGGGCCTGATATATtctttgttaaaaaactaaCTCAGAGATTATCGAGTAAACTAGCTGGTGGCCCAATAAGTTCTTTGCCAGCGCTTATACCGTTGCCTCAGTCTACTACTCAATCATCCACTCATTGTGAGAAAAGACAGACGGATAACGTAAATACGGAAACCGAGAAAGAAAGCACCTCTGACAACAAAGAGTTATTAGCAATTTTAGAAGGCGACGTTGATCCTGATTGGTCAAATTTGAAACCGCCAACTCTGACAGAAGAGGGGAGGAGTTCGGGGAACGTCGAGCAAGCTGATCATAGTGCACCGCCAAAACTTGATCCTTTGGTTGAACGAGAGTTAGCATTGAAACAGCTTCTGGAGTTACCGGTCACGCCAGTTAAAAAGAATCCatcgaagaaaaagaaaacatttAAGCCTGCACCGATTAAGGCTTCTAACGAGGTTCAAGCAAAATCCACACCCGAAACAGAGAAGGAGATAGTTAATATTGATTTAATAGATGATATGGCAGATCCACTCTCAAAGGATATAACACCTGATTCAGAATCACCCCCCATGATGACTGAGCAGCAGATTTCAGAAATGAATGCTGAGTCGAACGCGAAGGACTTGCGGTACGATGAGTCAAGATCAGGTAGGAAACGAAAGCTTACAGAGAAAGCTAGAGAACACGAAGAGCAGCAGAGCATCGTGAAGCGTCAGAAAGTATACAAAAGTAAAGTATCATTGAATAAAAAGCAGCCTCTAGAGAATGAAGCGCAAAGCGCAACCGAGGCGAGCTTAACAATCGAGAATCATGTGCCCGTAGAGAATACTTTGCCTGCTACTGCTGCAGATAATGAGGCTGACATTACGATAACAAAAGAAGTTACGAGTAAACAGCATACAGATCAAGCAGACTCAACATCGAACACACCCGAGAGCGCACCTTTAAAACGTTCGAAGCAAAGTGTTAGTAAAAAGGGCTCGCAACCTATCGCTAAGAAGAATCTAACTATAAAGAAGATATTGAAGCAAAACATGTCTTCCAGTAAGAAAGCGGTTGCCTTGAAAGCGAAGTTGAATGCGCCGACGAAAAAGTCTGGATCAAAAATAGTCTCGAAATCAAAACGATCGGCGGAAAATAGTAGCGGAGATTCTAAGCCAAAGAAAAAGATCATAAATGAAATAGATAGATTGCTTCAAGACGAGGGTGTTGTAAATTTACTGTACGACGTGGAACAGCCAGACAAGAAACGGCTGATTCCTATCACTAAATCTCAGACGAAAGTTATGGACCTACAGAAAGTACAGCGCGAACTTAAGATTAGAAAGAAATTAGTACGCAATGCCGTTTTAAGATTACGCACCTCGACGTCAGGCATATCAAAGGTGTCACCGAGGTCTAAAAGGACCTCTATATATTTAAGTGACACGCAGGCAGACAAGAAAGTTGGAGAGCAAGCTACATTAACGAAGCCAACGAATGTACCATCCCAATCAGAGTTTATCTTACCTGCGAAAATAAGGAATGCAGCGGATGCGTCAGTTATAATCAGGAGACATTCGTCTAGCTCGTTTTCCAGTGCGTCTGGGAGCCCCAGAGTCAGCATTGATAGTCCAGAGAAAACTGAGACTGTCAAAGCCGACGAAGGGGCTTCTCACTCGCTGAGATCTACTAAGAGGAGACATTCGCAAGAAGAGAGGGCGAAcgtaaagaaaagtaaaaagaaaGTTGTACAAAAGGTCGACGCAGAAAATACTGCGGCTAACACCGTGGAGGATAAAGCAAAGTCCAAAAAGTCGGATTCAAAGAAAGTCGATAAGAATTCTAAACAATCGGAGACTACCCTAACAGACGAAAGCAGTAGTGCTCCGGGCAAAGTTATTACACGGTCGAATGGTACAACAACAG GAGAAGATGAACTTTCAGCCTGTCTTGCAGAAGCTGCGACTGCCCTTTCAGTGGTCAGTGCTGGAAATCGATCTGGAAATTCAGCGGCCAATCGTAAAAATAAAG taaatacaaATACCACGAAGACGTCGGAGGTGGAcaacaataaaacgaaaatagaaACGCGAAGCCAATTCAGTAATAAAGAGATAAACGTACGTCGACACGGCAATCTTGTACAACTAATACTAACTCCATCGTCCTCATTGAAAATAAGAAATGCTCTTACACTTCAG GTGATGCAAGAGTTTCGCGAAACATTATCAATCCTGAAGAAAGACGACGATTGTAGAGTTGTTTTATTAACATCAACAGGTAGTAGCTTCTGCGAAGGTCTCGAACTTTCTATGTTATTGCACACGAGTAAAGAAGAACGCCGAGCTCGCGCTCAGGAAATCGCGGACGCCGTTAA AGACTTTATAAAAAGTCTGGCATCATTTAATAAACCTATTGTTGCTGGAGTTCAGGGCGCTGCGGTTGGACTTGGGGTAACGATGTTACCATTGTTTGATCTTGTGATAGCTAGCGATAAAGCAACGTTCAGTACGCCTTATGGGAAATTAGGGCAAATCGCCGAAGGCGCCGCTGTCTTCACGTTGTCACATATATTAGGAAGTGCAATT ACAAGTGAGTTACTTTTGGGTGGTAGAACTCTAACAGCTAGCGAGGCACTGCGGGCTGGCCTTGTTACTAGAGTACTGTGGCCGGACAGATTTCAAGTTGAATTATTGCCGACTTTAAAAGCTATGGGTGAACAATCTTCGCAG TCCATGGAAGCCACAAAGGCTTTACTGCGCCACAGTTTACGGAAAAAGTTGGACGCGGCATTAGAGTCAGAGACGTATTTACTGATCCAGCACTGGTGTTCCGCGGAGTGTCAAACTGCCATAAAGGCTTACATTGACGGGAAAGTCCAGTGA